From a region of the Myxococcus stipitatus genome:
- a CDS encoding serine hydrolase produces the protein MAMTWQSSQWAVARSMLLSCLLVVGSALAGPSASARTPPRETLQSVVDALVAEAARLTPGTDVAIAVRDLRTGEYAGASDTVPHVSASSAKVFWVAAALKQADAAKVAPLAEKVFRTSDNEASGEVIDLVGGPDAINVYLRSLDVKNTALTKWNYGKPRRATNSPQAMGNDNYLCAADAVSFLHRLDQGALLKPMPTSRLLAWMELTPRQGCGGWLGTLLPPKARATLRHKAGWLPPGCCSDDTRYNILNDVGLVRLPDGGRYAVAILAARGPDWPRQAFFVERASCVLYRALSGEASLDCGEALAKQGGPTPVRVEDGGTPPDYDC, from the coding sequence ATGGCGATGACGTGGCAGTCCTCTCAGTGGGCAGTGGCGCGGTCGATGCTGTTGTCGTGCCTCCTCGTGGTGGGCTCCGCGCTGGCGGGCCCATCGGCGTCCGCGCGGACGCCGCCCCGGGAGACGCTCCAGTCGGTGGTGGACGCGCTGGTGGCGGAGGCCGCCCGGCTGACGCCGGGAACGGACGTGGCCATCGCGGTGCGCGACCTGCGGACGGGCGAGTACGCGGGGGCCTCCGACACGGTGCCCCATGTCTCCGCCAGCTCCGCGAAGGTGTTCTGGGTCGCCGCCGCCCTGAAGCAGGCGGACGCGGCGAAGGTGGCGCCCCTGGCCGAGAAGGTCTTCCGCACGTCCGACAACGAGGCCTCCGGCGAGGTCATCGACCTGGTGGGCGGGCCGGACGCCATCAACGTCTACCTGCGCTCGCTGGACGTGAAGAACACCGCCCTCACGAAGTGGAACTATGGCAAGCCCCGCCGCGCCACCAACTCCCCCCAGGCCATGGGGAACGACAACTACCTCTGCGCCGCGGACGCGGTGTCCTTCCTCCACCGCCTGGACCAGGGGGCGCTGTTGAAGCCCATGCCCACGTCGCGGCTGCTCGCGTGGATGGAGCTGACGCCTCGCCAGGGGTGTGGTGGGTGGCTCGGGACGCTGCTCCCGCCGAAGGCCCGCGCCACGCTGCGGCACAAGGCGGGGTGGCTGCCGCCGGGGTGTTGCTCGGACGACACGCGCTACAACATCCTCAACGACGTGGGGCTCGTCCGGCTCCCGGATGGGGGACGCTATGCCGTGGCCATCCTGGCGGCGCGCGGGCCGGACTGGCCGCGACAGGCGTTCTTCGTCGAGCGCGCGTCCTGCGTGCTGTACCGCGCGCTCTCCGGGGAGGCGTCGCTCGACTGCGGGGAGGCGCTCGCGAAGCAGGGCGGCCCCACGCCGGTGCGCGTGGAGGACGGTGGCACGCCGCCGGACTACGATTGCTGA
- a CDS encoding hydroxyacid-oxoacid transhydrogenase has translation MECCRYHAVGEGFDSAFTVDSSRVTFGRGCLGEVGDRARALGMRRVALFTDAGMARLAHFEKVKQSLLEYGLEVEVFSDVRIEPTDRSFLEAWRFAADFRPDGYVSLGGGSVIDTCKAANLYATWPADFLTYVNAPVGEGRPVPGPLKPHIACPTTSGTGSEVTGITIFDLLSMGAKTGIASPALRPTEALVDPDCTATLPGEVVAASGLDVLSHALESYTARPYVRRPTPPRPHLRPMSQGANPWSDLGCREALRLMGLYLERGVRDASDHEAREQLMWAATLAGIAFGNAGVHAPHGMAYAVAGLVKGFRPSGYPSEEPLVPHGMAVILNAPAVFRYTAEESPERHLEAATWLGADARGAGPGDAGEVLATRLIHLMRAVGMPNGLGGVGYTGADVPALTEGAFPQQRLMQNAPREMSRPVLSRLFESALGYW, from the coding sequence ATGGAGTGTTGCCGCTACCACGCCGTGGGCGAGGGCTTCGACTCGGCCTTCACGGTGGATTCGTCGCGCGTCACCTTCGGCAGGGGGTGCCTGGGCGAGGTGGGGGACAGGGCCCGGGCGCTCGGCATGCGGCGCGTGGCGCTGTTCACCGACGCGGGCATGGCGCGACTGGCGCATTTCGAGAAGGTGAAGCAGTCCCTGCTCGAGTACGGGCTGGAGGTGGAGGTCTTCAGCGACGTGCGCATCGAGCCCACGGACCGCTCCTTCCTGGAGGCGTGGCGCTTCGCGGCGGACTTCCGGCCGGACGGCTACGTGTCGCTGGGAGGTGGCTCCGTCATCGACACGTGCAAGGCGGCCAACCTGTACGCGACGTGGCCCGCGGACTTCCTGACGTACGTGAACGCGCCGGTGGGCGAGGGGCGTCCGGTGCCGGGTCCGCTCAAGCCGCACATCGCCTGTCCCACGACGTCCGGGACGGGGAGCGAGGTCACCGGCATCACCATCTTCGACCTGTTGTCGATGGGCGCGAAGACCGGCATCGCGTCCCCCGCGCTGCGCCCCACCGAGGCGTTGGTGGACCCCGACTGCACGGCGACGCTGCCGGGCGAGGTGGTGGCGGCCAGTGGCCTGGACGTGTTGTCCCACGCGTTGGAGTCGTACACCGCGCGCCCGTACGTGCGCCGGCCGACGCCGCCGCGTCCGCACCTGCGGCCCATGAGCCAGGGCGCCAATCCCTGGAGCGACCTGGGCTGTCGCGAGGCGCTCCGGTTGATGGGGCTGTACCTGGAGCGCGGCGTCCGGGACGCGAGCGACCACGAGGCGCGCGAGCAGCTCATGTGGGCCGCGACGCTGGCGGGCATCGCCTTCGGCAACGCGGGGGTGCACGCGCCCCACGGCATGGCCTACGCGGTGGCGGGGTTGGTGAAGGGCTTCCGTCCCTCCGGCTACCCGAGCGAGGAGCCGCTGGTGCCGCACGGCATGGCGGTCATCCTCAACGCGCCGGCGGTGTTCCGGTACACGGCGGAGGAGAGCCCGGAGCGGCACCTGGAGGCCGCGACGTGGCTCGGCGCGGACGCGCGGGGGGCGGGGCCGGGCGACGCGGGCGAGGTGCTCGCGACGCGGCTCATCCACCTCATGCGCGCGGTGGGCATGCCCAATGGGCTGGGCGGGGTGGGGTACACGGGGGCGGACGTGCCGGCCCTCACGGAGGGTGCCTTCCCGCAGCAGCGCCTGATGCAGAATGCTCCGCGAGAGATGTCGCGCCCGGTGCTCTCGCGGTTGTTCGAGTCCGCGCTGGGCTACTGGTAG
- a CDS encoding vWA domain-containing protein: MAYTAEISRNHPASILLLVDQSGSMDEPFGGVAGNRKKSEGVADVTNRLLQNLVVRCAREDGIRDYFHVGVLGYGEQVGPAFSGALAGRGLVPISEIGHAPARLEERVREREDGMGGLVKEKVRFPIWFEPVANGPTPMCGALQQAMEQVGGWLRAHPEGFPPLVVNISDGQPTDGDPTPIASALRRLRSSDGEVLLLNVHLSSNPAAPIQFPESEAGLPDEHARLLFRLSSPLTPGMHAAAREEGHSVRDGARGFVFNADVVSLIKFLNIGTRPSNLR, translated from the coding sequence ATGGCTTACACGGCGGAAATCAGTCGCAACCATCCGGCGAGCATCCTGCTCCTCGTCGACCAGTCGGGCTCGATGGACGAGCCCTTCGGTGGGGTGGCGGGGAATCGCAAGAAGTCGGAGGGGGTGGCGGACGTCACCAACCGGCTGCTCCAGAACCTCGTGGTGCGCTGCGCGCGCGAGGACGGCATCCGGGACTACTTCCACGTGGGCGTGCTCGGCTACGGCGAGCAGGTGGGCCCGGCCTTCTCGGGCGCCCTCGCGGGCAGGGGGCTGGTGCCCATCAGCGAGATTGGCCATGCCCCGGCGCGACTGGAGGAGCGGGTCCGCGAGCGGGAGGACGGGATGGGCGGGCTGGTCAAGGAGAAGGTCCGCTTCCCCATCTGGTTCGAGCCCGTGGCGAATGGACCCACGCCGATGTGCGGCGCGCTCCAGCAGGCGATGGAGCAGGTCGGTGGTTGGTTGCGCGCGCACCCGGAGGGCTTTCCACCCCTGGTGGTGAACATCTCCGACGGTCAGCCCACGGATGGAGACCCCACGCCCATCGCCTCCGCGCTCCGACGACTGCGCAGCTCGGATGGCGAGGTGCTCCTCCTCAACGTGCACCTCTCGTCGAATCCCGCCGCTCCCATCCAGTTCCCGGAGTCGGAGGCGGGCCTGCCGGACGAGCACGCGCGGCTCCTCTTCCGCCTCTCCAGCCCGCTGACGCCCGGCATGCATGCCGCGGCGAGGGAGGAGGGGCACTCCGTGCGCGATGGCGCGCGCGGCTTCGTCTTCAACGCGGACGTCGTGTCGCTCATCAAGTTCCTGAACATCGGAACGCGCCCCAGCAACCTCCGCTAG
- a CDS encoding acyl-CoA thioesterase, protein MPEVETPERYPYFLPITTRWMDNDVYGHINNVTYYSYFDTVANHYLIHEGGLDIHASPVIGLVVESKCNYRAPLAYPDRLRAGLRVDVLGTRSVTYGIGIFKEGATEAAAHGHFVHVFVDRASRKSTPIPDPLRAALSRLVR, encoded by the coding sequence GTGCCCGAGGTGGAGACACCGGAGCGCTATCCGTACTTCCTGCCCATCACCACCCGGTGGATGGACAACGACGTGTACGGCCACATCAACAACGTCACCTACTACAGCTACTTCGACACGGTGGCGAACCACTACCTCATCCACGAGGGCGGCCTGGACATCCACGCCAGCCCCGTCATCGGGCTGGTGGTGGAGTCGAAGTGCAACTACCGCGCGCCGCTGGCCTATCCGGATCGGCTGCGCGCGGGGCTGCGCGTGGACGTCCTGGGCACGCGCTCGGTGACGTACGGCATCGGCATCTTCAAGGAGGGCGCGACGGAGGCCGCCGCGCACGGCCACTTCGTGCATGTCTTCGTGGACCGGGCCTCCCGCAAGTCCACGCCGATTCCCGACCCGCTGCGCGCCGCGCTCTCCCGGCTCGTGAGGTGA
- a CDS encoding amidase: MHLDEYTRYDALGLSELVRRGEVSPAELLDTALEAVARVNPKLNAVIEVREADARQTLQAGLVEGPFKGVPFLIKDLALHAANVPTDLGSRLAQGLVFPHDTTLMAHYRRAGLVTLGRTNTPEFGNNTSTEPVLHGPTLNPWDPSRSTGGSSGGTAAAVAAGIVPMAHGNDGGGSIRIPAAHCALFGLKPTRGRVSVGPDMGEAIQGIAVEHVLSRSVRDSAAMLDASQGPAVGDPYYAPPPERPYVEEVLREPRRLRIALCRAPGSGAPVDKDCLTALEDAARLCASLGHDLIEAAPVYDDAAMLDALTSVWSSFMALWAGALGAQTGRQAGPETLEASTWAAVQYGRGLKASDLQLASATFNTVSRAVGAFFQDYDVLLSPTTAIPPPKLGVLDANAPRTAAEWYRHVFTLNPFTVLYNVTGQPAMNVPLHWNEEGLPIGVQFVGRYADEATLFRLAGQLEQARPWSVRRPPIHAAHES; encoded by the coding sequence ATGCATCTTGACGAGTACACGCGGTACGACGCGCTGGGGTTGTCCGAGCTGGTTCGTCGGGGCGAGGTGTCGCCCGCGGAGCTGTTGGACACCGCGCTGGAAGCGGTGGCCCGGGTCAATCCGAAGCTCAACGCGGTCATCGAGGTGCGCGAGGCCGACGCGCGCCAGACACTCCAAGCGGGCCTGGTGGAGGGCCCCTTCAAGGGGGTGCCCTTCCTCATCAAGGACCTGGCCCTGCACGCGGCGAACGTCCCCACGGACCTGGGCAGCCGACTGGCCCAGGGGCTGGTGTTCCCGCACGACACGACGCTGATGGCCCATTACCGGCGCGCGGGGCTCGTCACGCTGGGCCGGACGAACACGCCCGAGTTCGGCAACAACACCAGCACGGAGCCGGTGCTCCACGGCCCCACGCTCAACCCCTGGGACCCCAGCCGCAGCACGGGCGGCTCCAGCGGAGGCACCGCGGCCGCGGTGGCCGCGGGCATCGTTCCCATGGCCCATGGCAACGACGGCGGAGGTTCCATCCGCATCCCCGCCGCGCACTGCGCCTTGTTCGGCCTGAAGCCGACGCGGGGGCGCGTCTCGGTGGGGCCCGACATGGGCGAGGCCATCCAGGGCATCGCCGTGGAGCACGTGCTGTCGCGCTCCGTGAGGGACAGCGCGGCCATGCTCGACGCGTCGCAGGGTCCCGCGGTGGGCGACCCCTACTACGCGCCGCCGCCCGAGCGCCCCTACGTGGAGGAGGTGCTCCGGGAGCCCAGGCGGCTGCGCATCGCGCTGTGCCGCGCGCCGGGCTCTGGCGCGCCGGTCGACAAGGACTGTCTGACGGCGCTGGAGGACGCGGCGCGGCTGTGCGCCTCGCTCGGCCACGACCTCATCGAGGCCGCGCCCGTCTACGATGACGCCGCGATGCTCGACGCGTTGACGTCCGTCTGGTCCTCGTTCATGGCGCTGTGGGCGGGGGCGCTCGGCGCCCAGACGGGCCGGCAGGCGGGGCCGGAGACGCTGGAGGCGAGCACCTGGGCCGCGGTCCAATACGGCCGGGGGCTGAAGGCGTCGGACCTCCAGCTTGCCTCCGCCACCTTCAACACGGTTTCGCGCGCGGTGGGCGCCTTCTTCCAGGACTACGACGTGCTGCTGTCGCCGACGACGGCCATCCCTCCGCCCAAGCTGGGGGTGCTCGACGCCAACGCCCCCCGGACGGCCGCCGAGTGGTACCGCCACGTCTTCACGCTCAACCCCTTCACGGTGCTCTACAACGTCACGGGCCAGCCGGCGATGAACGTCCCCCTCCACTGGAACGAGGAGGGGCTGCCCATCGGCGTCCAGTTCGTGGGGCGCTACGCGGACGAGGCCACCCTGTTCCGACTGGCGGGACAGCTCGAGCAGGCGCGCCCCTGGTCCGTGCGCCGACCGCCCATCCACGCGGCGCACGAGTCGTGA
- a CDS encoding M20/M25/M40 family metallo-hydrolase — protein sequence MKRLIPFALLLLSPTPVLAGANDTELWITLGSDAVKPVTEAFAREGWAAPTPYLTKDDVTLLPVFESQLERIAQVMHDKFNRCAGFVTYDSYQEAMASLTPSAQADVWPPTVPSYTLDSAATVNKLIAVLAESNIRGTINSMSAYTTRYYTSTTGVSSANWLRTHWASLAAGRSDITTELFNHASWAQPSVILTIQGTTLPNQVVVVGGHLDSISSGSTAPGADDNASGIATFTEVIRAAVAVGYRPARTVKFIGYAAEEVGLRGSKEIAAYFKNNGIDVVGVLQLDMTNYTPTNATAKVGVITDYTNANQNTFLRNLISTYVGVTQANSTCGYACSDHASWSNAGFAASIPHEAIVSQGNPYIHTVNDTIARSGSTANHALHFAKIAAAYVAELGEGSAP from the coding sequence ATGAAGCGGCTGATTCCGTTTGCCCTGTTGCTGCTGAGTCCCACGCCGGTCCTCGCTGGCGCGAATGACACGGAACTCTGGATCACCCTCGGTTCGGACGCGGTGAAGCCGGTGACGGAGGCCTTCGCTCGCGAGGGCTGGGCGGCGCCGACGCCCTACCTGACGAAGGACGACGTCACGCTGCTGCCCGTGTTCGAGTCGCAGCTCGAGCGCATCGCGCAGGTGATGCACGACAAGTTCAACCGCTGCGCGGGCTTCGTGACCTACGACTCGTATCAGGAGGCGATGGCGTCGCTGACGCCCTCCGCGCAGGCCGACGTGTGGCCGCCGACGGTCCCCAGCTACACGCTCGACAGCGCGGCGACGGTGAACAAGCTCATCGCGGTGCTGGCGGAGTCCAACATCCGCGGCACCATCAACTCCATGTCGGCGTACACCACGCGCTACTACACGTCGACCACGGGCGTGAGCTCCGCCAACTGGCTGCGGACCCACTGGGCGAGCCTGGCCGCGGGCCGCTCCGACATCACCACGGAGCTGTTCAACCATGCCAGCTGGGCGCAGCCCTCCGTCATCCTCACCATCCAGGGCACCACGTTGCCCAATCAGGTGGTGGTGGTGGGCGGGCACCTGGACTCCATCTCGTCCGGCAGCACCGCGCCGGGAGCGGATGACAACGCCTCCGGTATCGCCACCTTCACGGAGGTCATCCGCGCGGCCGTGGCGGTGGGCTACCGGCCGGCGCGCACGGTGAAGTTCATCGGCTACGCGGCGGAGGAGGTCGGGCTGCGCGGCTCGAAGGAGATCGCCGCCTACTTCAAGAACAACGGCATCGACGTGGTGGGCGTGCTCCAACTGGACATGACCAACTACACGCCCACCAACGCGACGGCCAAGGTGGGCGTCATCACCGACTACACCAACGCGAACCAGAACACGTTCCTGCGCAACCTCATCAGCACGTACGTGGGCGTCACCCAGGCGAACAGCACGTGCGGCTATGCGTGCTCGGACCACGCCTCCTGGTCCAACGCCGGCTTCGCGGCCTCCATCCCGCACGAGGCCATCGTCAGCCAGGGCAACCCCTACATCCACACGGTGAACGACACCATCGCCCGCTCCGGCAGCACCGCGAACCACGCGCTGCACTTCGCGAAGATCGCCGCCGCGTACGTCGCCGAGCTGGGTGAGGGCTCCGCGCCGTAG
- a CDS encoding protein phosphatase 2C domain-containing protein, translating into MRIDSDVLWLPKAGNAPSENEDAHALSLGRSSGDAPFHAAVADGATESLFSGAWARALAEAYVQGGLHGADDLLAVLPALQRDWHAAVEARELPWYAREKAHQGAFAAVLGVSISGRDWTALAVGDSCLFHVREDALLRAFPLETAEALGTNPYLVSTHVARNVGLASRVSVVAGVLHPGDLLLLMTDALAGWFLTEHEAGRAPWRQLPRPGESARHEDFIRTLRDAGRLRNDDVTLLRLTAGA; encoded by the coding sequence GTGCGAATCGACTCCGACGTGCTCTGGCTCCCGAAGGCGGGCAACGCGCCCTCCGAGAACGAGGACGCGCATGCGCTGTCCCTGGGTCGCTCCTCGGGCGATGCGCCGTTCCATGCCGCCGTGGCCGACGGCGCGACGGAGAGCCTCTTCTCCGGCGCGTGGGCCCGGGCGCTCGCGGAGGCGTATGTCCAGGGCGGACTCCACGGCGCGGACGACCTGCTCGCGGTCCTTCCCGCGCTGCAAAGGGACTGGCACGCGGCCGTCGAGGCGCGAGAGCTGCCCTGGTATGCGCGCGAGAAGGCCCACCAGGGCGCGTTCGCGGCGGTGCTCGGCGTGAGCATCTCGGGCCGCGACTGGACCGCGCTGGCGGTGGGGGACTCGTGTCTCTTCCACGTCCGGGAGGACGCGCTGCTGCGGGCCTTCCCCCTGGAGACCGCGGAGGCGCTGGGGACGAATCCCTACCTGGTCTCCACGCACGTCGCGCGCAACGTGGGGCTGGCGTCGCGCGTGTCGGTCGTGGCGGGAGTGCTCCACCCCGGGGACCTTCTCCTTCTGATGACGGACGCGCTCGCGGGCTGGTTCCTCACGGAGCACGAGGCGGGACGGGCGCCCTGGCGGCAGCTCCCGCGTCCCGGAGAGTCGGCGCGTCACGAGGACTTCATCCGGACGCTGCGGGACGCGGGGCGTCTTCGCAATGACGACGTCACGCTGCTGCGGTTGACGGCGGGGGCGTGA